In the Enterococcus saigonensis genome, one interval contains:
- a CDS encoding amino acid ABC transporter substrate-binding protein, producing MKLRKLGVLMTVVGSIGLLAACGNKAENSKTKTNEIPKEVVMGLDDTFVPMGFKDKDGKLVGFDIDLATAVFKETGQKVKFQSIDWSMKETELDNGTIDVIWNGYSKTDEREKKVLFSDTYMENDQVLVTPKKSKLTTFKDMKGKILGAQEGSSGYDLFTKQPEVLKDIVADNDAVLYASFNEAFIDLENGRIDGLLIDKVYADYYLTQKKQLDNYNIIKGPFENEDYAIGVRKNDQALVEKINAALKTLKDNGEFKKISEKWFGEDVSPK from the coding sequence ATGAAATTAAGAAAATTAGGCGTATTAATGACGGTAGTAGGAAGCATTGGTTTATTGGCGGCATGTGGGAATAAAGCAGAAAATTCCAAGACAAAGACAAATGAAATACCAAAAGAAGTTGTAATGGGATTAGATGATACGTTTGTACCAATGGGATTTAAAGATAAAGATGGAAAATTAGTTGGCTTTGATATTGATTTAGCCACTGCTGTTTTTAAAGAAACAGGACAAAAAGTCAAGTTTCAATCGATTGATTGGTCGATGAAAGAAACAGAGTTGGACAATGGTACTATTGATGTCATTTGGAATGGGTATTCAAAAACGGATGAAAGAGAGAAAAAGGTTCTTTTTTCTGATACTTATATGGAAAATGATCAAGTTTTAGTTACACCTAAAAAAAGTAAGTTGACTACCTTTAAAGACATGAAAGGGAAAATTTTAGGTGCACAAGAAGGATCTTCAGGTTATGATTTATTTACAAAACAACCAGAAGTTTTAAAAGATATTGTGGCAGACAATGACGCTGTCTTATATGCTAGTTTTAATGAAGCATTTATTGATTTAGAAAACGGTCGTATCGATGGGCTATTGATTGATAAAGTTTACGCTGATTATTATTTGACACAAAAGAAACAATTGGATAACTATAATATTATTAAAGGTCCTTTTGAAAATGAAGATTATGCTATTGGCGTTAGAAAAAATGATCAGGCTTTGGTCGAAAAAATTAATGCTGCTCTTAAAACATTAAAAGACAACGGGGAATTCAAAAAGATTTCTGAGAAATGGTTTGGTGAGGATGTGTCACCAAAATAG
- a CDS encoding DNA translocase FtsK, with the protein MAQRKSQKKKKRVTKKQQQQQEKMMLAAIGVTFIIFAGVGLFRLGFLGTLIANCLRIIGGNTYPILAVALALYGLWLMVKTTMARFESFRRFFGGLFIYAALLLFLHALLFRNVISGEPNIINTTWGTLLGDIRTSQISQNVGGGMLGAILYQASYFLVSQIGSYFLAVLLALIGLFLVSMMSGGELVEHLQHAGDNLQEFLAGDPEKREARQAAKKARQAKKAAEKEEKIAAEKAAAKKELARNEKNQVRPLTAGEKLAATEKDDVVVESEQLSFVPIDHFQEKVMAKPSPAVKTTDTKMEKEVTAEISDDGEDLDFEIPAEAENHDYQLPDGALLDSLPPTDQSDEYQKIEHNIGVLEKTFQSFGVDAKVVKASLGPAVTKFEVQPAVGVKVSKIVSLTDDIALALAAKDVRMEAPIPGKSLIGIEVPNSSISTVSFREVIEAQPDHPDKLLEVPLGRDISGRVQTADLTKMPHLLIAGSTGSGKSVAINGIITSILMRAKPHEVKLMMIDPKMVELNVYNGIPHLLTPVVTNPRKAAQALQKVVKEMEERYEKFAAAGVRNITGYNEMIMARNLSHGENNPILPFIVVIVDELADLMMVASNEVEDAIIRLAQMARAAGIHMILATQRPSVDVITGIIKANVPSRMAFAVSSGTDSRTILDGNGAEKLLGRGDMLFLPMGENKPIRVQGAFISDHEVERVVEFITEQQGADYEEKMMVTEEDESVNGTNAQPEDELYEQAKDLVVEMQTASVSLLQRRFRIGYNRAARLVDELEMHGVVGPSEGSKPRKVLIEPSVTEELPQDFE; encoded by the coding sequence ATGGCACAACGAAAAAGCCAGAAGAAAAAGAAACGCGTTACAAAGAAACAACAGCAACAACAAGAAAAGATGATGCTGGCGGCAATCGGCGTCACATTTATAATATTTGCTGGAGTAGGTTTATTTAGATTGGGATTTTTGGGAACTTTAATTGCCAATTGTCTACGCATTATCGGTGGCAATACTTATCCAATTCTGGCGGTGGCACTAGCCTTGTATGGATTATGGTTGATGGTCAAAACAACGATGGCAAGATTTGAAAGTTTTCGACGCTTTTTTGGAGGACTATTTATTTATGCAGCACTTTTATTATTTTTACATGCACTATTATTCCGCAATGTGATTAGTGGGGAACCAAATATTATCAATACAACGTGGGGAACATTGTTAGGGGATATTCGGACCAGTCAAATCAGCCAAAATGTTGGTGGTGGTATGTTGGGTGCAATTCTTTATCAAGCGAGTTATTTTCTAGTTTCCCAAATTGGTAGTTATTTTTTAGCAGTTCTTCTTGCTTTAATTGGCTTGTTCTTAGTTAGTATGATGAGTGGTGGTGAACTAGTAGAACACTTGCAACATGCCGGAGATAACCTGCAAGAATTTCTAGCTGGTGATCCAGAGAAAAGAGAAGCTAGACAAGCAGCTAAAAAAGCGCGTCAAGCTAAAAAAGCAGCTGAAAAAGAGGAAAAAATTGCAGCCGAAAAAGCTGCAGCTAAAAAGGAATTGGCGCGTAACGAGAAAAACCAAGTACGTCCCCTGACTGCAGGAGAAAAGTTGGCAGCGACAGAAAAAGATGACGTAGTTGTAGAATCAGAGCAATTGAGTTTTGTACCCATTGATCACTTTCAAGAAAAAGTAATGGCAAAACCAAGTCCGGCGGTTAAAACAACGGATACGAAGATGGAAAAAGAAGTTACAGCAGAAATTTCTGATGACGGAGAAGATTTAGATTTTGAAATTCCAGCAGAAGCTGAAAATCATGATTATCAATTGCCAGATGGTGCATTATTAGACTCGCTGCCGCCGACTGATCAAAGCGATGAGTATCAAAAAATTGAACATAATATCGGCGTGTTAGAAAAAACGTTTCAAAGTTTTGGTGTTGATGCCAAAGTGGTAAAGGCCAGTTTAGGCCCAGCTGTAACGAAATTTGAAGTACAACCGGCAGTTGGTGTCAAGGTTAGCAAAATTGTTAGTTTGACTGATGATATTGCGTTGGCGCTAGCTGCAAAAGATGTGCGGATGGAAGCTCCAATTCCTGGTAAATCTTTGATAGGAATTGAAGTTCCCAATAGCAGTATCAGTACGGTTTCTTTTCGAGAAGTTATTGAGGCCCAACCGGATCATCCAGATAAATTATTAGAAGTGCCACTTGGCCGAGATATTTCTGGACGCGTACAAACGGCTGATTTAACAAAAATGCCTCATTTGTTAATTGCCGGTTCAACCGGAAGTGGGAAATCAGTTGCGATTAATGGGATTATTACCAGTATTTTAATGCGCGCAAAACCTCACGAAGTCAAATTAATGATGATTGATCCCAAGATGGTGGAATTAAATGTTTATAATGGGATTCCTCACCTCTTAACACCGGTAGTAACTAATCCTAGAAAAGCTGCACAGGCATTGCAAAAAGTAGTGAAAGAAATGGAAGAACGTTACGAAAAATTTGCCGCAGCAGGAGTTAGGAATATCACCGGCTATAACGAAATGATTATGGCACGTAATTTAAGTCATGGAGAAAATAATCCGATTTTGCCTTTTATTGTCGTTATTGTAGATGAGTTGGCCGATTTAATGATGGTTGCTTCAAATGAAGTGGAAGATGCAATTATTCGTTTGGCACAAATGGCGCGAGCTGCTGGAATTCATATGATTTTAGCTACGCAACGTCCAAGTGTGGATGTTATTACTGGGATTATCAAAGCAAATGTACCTTCACGAATGGCTTTTGCTGTTTCTAGCGGTACGGATTCTCGTACGATTTTAGATGGTAATGGAGCAGAAAAATTACTCGGTCGCGGTGATATGCTCTTTTTACCAATGGGGGAAAACAAACCAATTCGAGTGCAAGGAGCTTTTATTTCTGATCACGAAGTAGAACGTGTGGTTGAATTTATTACAGAGCAACAAGGTGCTGACTATGAAGAAAAAATGATGGTAACAGAAGAAGACGAATCAGTAAATGGTACTAATGCGCAACCAGAAGATGAATTGTATGAGCAAGCTAAAGATCTAGTGGTTGAAATGCAAACGGCGAGTGTCTCACTGCTACAACGTCGTTTTCGTATTGGCTATAATCGCGCTGCTCGCTTAGTGGATGAACTAGAAATGCATGGTGTTGTTGGTCCATCAGAAGGTAGTAAGCCGCGTAAGGTTTTAATCGAACCAAGTGTAACAGAAGAGCTTCCTCAAGATTTTGAATAA
- a CDS encoding ABC transporter ATP-binding protein yields MLQVENLRKIYGETMKYEALKGIDLTVNDGEFIGIMGPSGSGKSTFLNLVATIDEPSSGKILLNGKDPHQLNQEEIAAFRRNQLGFVFQSFNLLPTLTVEENIVLPLTLDGEKVAVMKRQVKEVATRLGIGNLLKKRIAEISGGQAQRVAVARAMIHQPELVLADEPTGNLDTKSSKDVMGLLQQLNEEEKATILMVTHDPLAASYCERIVFIKDGKLVHEIRRQNDQQAFYNQIMEELAAIEGVDNEF; encoded by the coding sequence ATGTTACAAGTTGAAAATTTACGTAAAATTTATGGGGAAACTATGAAATATGAAGCGCTAAAGGGAATTGATTTAACAGTAAATGATGGCGAGTTTATCGGAATCATGGGCCCTTCAGGTAGTGGAAAATCAACCTTTTTAAATTTAGTAGCCACTATTGATGAACCATCAAGTGGTAAAATTTTGCTAAATGGTAAAGACCCACATCAGTTAAATCAAGAAGAGATTGCTGCTTTTCGGCGTAATCAATTGGGCTTTGTTTTCCAAAGTTTCAATTTGTTACCAACTTTAACAGTAGAAGAAAATATTGTTTTACCACTCACACTTGATGGAGAAAAAGTGGCTGTGATGAAACGCCAAGTAAAAGAAGTTGCAACCAGACTAGGAATTGGTAATTTATTAAAAAAACGTATTGCTGAAATTTCTGGTGGTCAGGCACAACGGGTAGCTGTTGCTAGAGCGATGATTCACCAACCGGAATTGGTTTTAGCTGATGAACCAACCGGAAACTTAGACACTAAATCGTCAAAAGATGTGATGGGTTTATTACAACAGTTAAATGAAGAGGAAAAAGCTACGATACTAATGGTAACCCATGACCCTTTAGCAGCAAGCTATTGTGAACGAATCGTATTTATTAAAGATGGTAAATTAGTCCATGAAATTAGACGGCAAAATGACCAACAAGCATTTTATAATCAAATTATGGAGGAATTAGCCGCGATTGAGGGGGTTGACAATGAATTTTAG
- a CDS encoding FtsX-like permease family protein — protein sequence MNFRQFVVRNTMRNKHLYLAYFLSTLFAVMVFFTFSVFAFHPKLGGDALNSQAQIGMLGAAIIIYGFAFFFVLYSMDVFLQSRKKEFGLLMIQGMSPKQLRKMVFIENIVIGFFATISGSVVGILFSQFILWLSNFLMRIDLGFYFPTQALVLTVVAFMALFFIISFVIQFRLPKLNVQTLLKAGELGKGTFKISPLKSGVAILLLAAGYATALLAPGASVFVVFLPVVFVVIVGTKFLFDQLSVWVIEKLRKNDKIFWKKTNMVVFSDLAFRMKDNARSFFLVAIISTVAFSAIGSLYGFRQLIVGSMDETPYAFQALDAKESSVNAVNNALQKYDIQSDEVPVTVYTGEKIQVISQREYTKLARAAKTAILQPKAGEAIQLKDSSGVENAASTSAVTVAGTKLKVVKEVDTTILSTFIPTYVVNDQVAFNDYKANHYVYWFNPDASINDQIKVGKAVEKNKDIVSVEFMKDTIIQSFAPILFVGIFIGIVFFVSAGSFLYFRLYSDMDVDIEKFKMIYKMGLAKKELKKMIYQQIGILFFTPIIVSVVHGAIALTAMYHMFNLGMQLAGWQVLGVFVVIQIIYYLIARVFYFRKVYQAVTA from the coding sequence ATGAATTTTAGACAATTCGTTGTGCGTAATACGATGCGCAACAAACACTTATATCTCGCTTATTTCTTAAGTACATTATTTGCCGTGATGGTTTTTTTTACTTTTAGTGTTTTTGCTTTTCATCCTAAATTAGGAGGAGATGCTTTAAACTCACAAGCGCAAATCGGTATGTTAGGGGCTGCCATTATTATTTACGGCTTTGCATTTTTCTTTGTCCTTTATTCCATGGATGTTTTTTTGCAATCTCGTAAAAAAGAATTTGGTCTATTAATGATTCAAGGGATGAGTCCAAAACAATTACGAAAAATGGTTTTTATAGAAAACATTGTAATTGGTTTTTTTGCTACAATTAGCGGTAGCGTCGTGGGAATTTTATTTTCTCAGTTCATTTTATGGTTATCTAACTTTTTGATGCGGATTGATCTAGGTTTTTACTTTCCAACTCAAGCGCTAGTATTAACGGTTGTGGCCTTTATGGCTTTGTTTTTTATCATTTCATTTGTTATTCAATTCCGTTTACCTAAATTAAATGTTCAAACGTTATTAAAGGCTGGTGAACTTGGAAAAGGTACTTTTAAAATTTCACCGTTAAAAAGTGGGGTTGCAATATTGTTGCTTGCCGCAGGTTATGCAACTGCGTTATTAGCGCCAGGTGCCAGCGTTTTCGTCGTCTTTTTACCAGTGGTTTTTGTCGTCATTGTTGGTACGAAATTTTTATTTGATCAATTAAGTGTTTGGGTAATTGAAAAATTGCGAAAGAACGATAAAATTTTTTGGAAAAAGACTAATATGGTTGTTTTCTCAGATCTTGCTTTTCGAATGAAAGATAATGCTCGCTCTTTCTTTTTAGTTGCTATCATCTCTACAGTAGCTTTTTCTGCAATTGGTTCGTTGTATGGTTTCCGTCAGCTAATCGTGGGGAGTATGGATGAAACGCCGTATGCCTTTCAAGCTTTAGATGCAAAAGAGTCATCTGTAAATGCCGTTAACAATGCGTTACAAAAATATGACATTCAATCAGATGAAGTCCCAGTAACAGTGTATACGGGTGAAAAAATCCAAGTTATTAGCCAAAGGGAATACACTAAACTAGCAAGAGCTGCAAAAACAGCCATTTTACAACCTAAAGCAGGTGAAGCAATACAACTAAAAGACTCTTCCGGTGTGGAAAATGCTGCCTCGACAAGTGCAGTAACCGTTGCGGGCACTAAGTTAAAAGTTGTAAAAGAAGTTGATACAACTATTTTAAGTACATTTATACCAACTTATGTGGTCAATGATCAAGTGGCATTTAATGATTACAAAGCCAATCATTATGTTTATTGGTTTAACCCTGATGCTAGTATTAATGACCAAATTAAAGTCGGAAAAGCAGTAGAAAAAAATAAAGATATTGTTTCTGTAGAATTTATGAAAGACACAATCATACAAAGTTTTGCCCCTATTTTATTTGTGGGAATTTTTATTGGAATTGTCTTTTTTGTTTCTGCGGGAAGTTTCTTGTACTTCCGCCTGTACAGTGACATGGATGTAGATATTGAAAAATTCAAGATGATTTATAAAATGGGATTAGCAAAAAAAGAATTAAAGAAAATGATTTATCAGCAAATTGGTATTTTGTTTTTTACTCCAATTATTGTTTCAGTTGTTCATGGTGCAATAGCGTTAACAGCAATGTATCATATGTTTAATCTGGGAATGCAATTGGCAGGTTGGCAAGTTTTAGGTGTTTTTGTAGTCATTCAAATTATTTACTACTTAATTGCGCGCGTTTTTTATTTCCGCAAAGTATACCAAGCTGTGACTGCTTAA
- the rlmN gene encoding 23S rRNA (adenine(2503)-C(2))-methyltransferase RlmN, whose translation MKPSIYGLNKEELINWFIENGEKKFRATQVWEWLYEKRVAEFSQMSNLSKDLIAKLEAYFVINPLKQLVVQEASDGTVKYLFELPDKLMIETVLMRQEYGMSVCVTTQVGCNIGCTFCASGLLRKQRDLTTGEIVAQIMLVQHYFDERGKGDRVSHVVVMGIGEPFDNYENVMNFIQVINDAKGLAIGARHITVSTSGLARKIKEFANNGLQVNLAISLHAPNNEVRSSMMRINKSYPIEVLMEAIDEYIEKTNRRVTFEYIMLNNVNDRPHHAQELADLLKDKKKLAYVNLIPYNPVSEHDQYSRSDKADVLRFYDILKRNGINCVIRKEHGTDIDAACGQLRSKKMQEQKQRA comes from the coding sequence ATGAAACCATCAATTTATGGTTTGAATAAAGAAGAACTGATTAATTGGTTTATTGAAAATGGCGAAAAGAAATTTCGAGCTACTCAAGTTTGGGAATGGCTTTATGAAAAAAGAGTAGCGGAATTCAGTCAGATGTCTAATTTGTCTAAAGATTTAATCGCAAAATTAGAAGCATATTTTGTCATCAATCCGTTAAAACAATTGGTTGTACAAGAAGCTAGTGATGGAACTGTTAAATATTTATTTGAGTTACCGGATAAATTAATGATTGAAACGGTGTTAATGCGACAAGAGTATGGAATGTCTGTTTGTGTGACGACCCAAGTAGGGTGTAATATTGGTTGTACTTTTTGTGCCAGTGGTCTTTTAAGAAAACAACGGGATTTAACTACTGGAGAAATCGTCGCACAAATAATGTTAGTCCAACATTATTTTGATGAACGAGGCAAAGGAGATCGTGTTTCACATGTCGTCGTGATGGGAATTGGCGAACCATTTGATAATTACGAGAATGTCATGAACTTTATTCAAGTCATTAATGATGCTAAAGGCCTGGCCATTGGCGCCCGCCATATCACGGTTTCGACCAGTGGTTTAGCACGCAAAATCAAAGAATTTGCGAATAATGGCTTGCAAGTTAATTTGGCAATCTCCTTACATGCCCCCAATAATGAAGTTAGAAGTTCTATGATGCGTATCAATAAAAGTTATCCGATTGAAGTGTTAATGGAAGCTATTGATGAATATATTGAAAAAACCAATCGACGGGTTACATTTGAATATATCATGTTAAACAATGTCAACGATCGTCCGCACCATGCTCAAGAATTAGCGGATTTGCTAAAAGATAAGAAAAAATTAGCTTATGTTAACTTGATACCTTATAATCCGGTCAGTGAGCACGACCAATACTCTCGCAGCGATAAAGCAGACGTTTTACGGTTCTATGATATTTTGAAACGCAACGGCATTAATTGTGTCATTCGTAAAGAACATGGAACGGATATTGATGCGGCATGTGGTCAACTACGCAGTAAAAAAATGCAAGAACAAAAGCAACGGGCTTAA
- the aac(6') gene encoding aminoglycoside N-acetyltransferase AAC(6')-Ii: MLITEFERDNRILKDQLADLLAKTWPKDYKQTAKAEVEKLLAPERIAVAALVDDELVGFIGAIPQYGQTGWEMRPLVVGSDFRRQKIGARLVSFLESEIASRGGITIYLGTDDENDETTLSQVNLYHDLFDTIAQIKNLKNHPYSFYEKMGYQITGVIPDANGWFKPDIIMSKRIGDFEEITED, from the coding sequence ATGTTAATTACAGAATTTGAACGAGATAATCGAATTTTAAAAGACCAGTTGGCGGATCTTTTAGCGAAAACTTGGCCGAAAGACTATAAACAAACAGCAAAAGCCGAAGTTGAAAAATTATTAGCACCAGAGCGGATTGCGGTTGCTGCTTTAGTAGATGATGAATTAGTTGGTTTCATTGGTGCAATCCCACAATACGGACAAACAGGATGGGAGATGCGTCCGTTAGTTGTCGGATCTGATTTTAGACGCCAAAAAATCGGAGCTCGCTTAGTGTCTTTTTTAGAGTCTGAAATTGCATCTCGTGGGGGAATCACGATTTATTTAGGTACTGATGATGAAAATGATGAAACAACTTTAAGTCAAGTGAATTTGTATCATGATCTTTTTGACACAATTGCTCAAATTAAAAATTTAAAGAATCACCCCTATAGTTTTTATGAAAAGATGGGCTATCAAATTACCGGTGTGATACCCGATGCAAATGGTTGGTTTAAACCAGATATTATCATGTCAAAACGAATTGGTGACTTTGAAGAGATAACAGAAGATTAG
- a CDS encoding NUDIX domain-containing protein: protein MPEFATFAEEKHYYEQIATEEEFLQWYKKQDHPEYEKPSLTVDMVLMCYNKEEDQLKMLLIKRKSHPYRNSWALPGGFVMPNESTDDSVLRETLEETGVEISKSNIEQLHTFSTPNRDPRGWVVTVSYLTFIGEEPLSAGDDADEVRWFAMERKGSELYLTSGQDVEIILNLKTGISSGSDSLAFDHSQIVLKAFKRVAEKMEHEPRVLQVLGPTFTITEARKVFAKFWGMDFKSIDHSNFKKAMLQYFDEIGEKPLGIGRPSKIYRLKSEVLLAKF from the coding sequence ATGCCAGAGTTTGCAACATTCGCAGAAGAAAAACACTATTATGAACAAATTGCCACCGAAGAAGAGTTTCTCCAGTGGTATAAAAAACAAGATCACCCAGAATACGAAAAGCCCTCTTTAACTGTTGATATGGTTTTAATGTGTTACAACAAAGAAGAAGATCAATTGAAGATGCTTTTAATCAAACGAAAAAGCCATCCTTATCGTAATTCGTGGGCACTACCTGGTGGTTTTGTTATGCCTAATGAATCAACAGACGACTCGGTTTTACGCGAAACACTAGAAGAAACTGGCGTGGAAATTTCCAAGTCAAATATTGAACAGCTCCATACTTTTAGTACGCCTAATCGTGATCCCCGCGGTTGGGTCGTGACAGTTAGCTATTTGACTTTTATCGGAGAAGAACCGCTAAGTGCTGGCGATGATGCCGATGAAGTCCGCTGGTTTGCGATGGAAAGAAAAGGCAGTGAGCTTTATTTAACGAGTGGGCAAGATGTTGAGATTATTTTAAATTTGAAAACCGGTATTTCTTCTGGTAGTGATTCTTTAGCATTTGATCATAGCCAAATTGTCCTCAAAGCTTTTAAACGCGTAGCCGAAAAAATGGAACATGAGCCCCGTGTCTTACAAGTTTTAGGTCCTACTTTTACCATTACTGAAGCACGCAAAGTTTTTGCAAAATTTTGGGGCATGGATTTTAAAAGTATCGATCATTCCAACTTCAAAAAAGCCATGCTACAATACTTCGATGAAATTGGCGAAAAACCATTAGGAATTGGACGTCCATCTAAAATTTATCGCTTAAAATCTGAGGTTCTTCTCGCGAAATTTTGA
- the metG gene encoding methionine--tRNA ligase, which produces MAGKETFYITTPIYYPSGKLHIGNSYTTIACDAVARYKRLMGFDVFYLTGVDEHGQKIEKKALELGVEPQTYVDKMAADIQKLWKTLDISYDKFIRTTDDYHKTAVQKIFDQLLTQGDIYLGEYEGWYSVSDEEYFTETQLAEVYRDEEGKVIGGKAPSGHEVELVKEESYFFRMSKYADRLLEYYNEHPEFIQPESRKNEMINNFIKPGLEDLAVSRTTFKWGIPVKSDPKHVVYVWIDALSNYITALGYGSEDTSLFDKYWPADVHMVGKEIVRFHTIYWPIMLMALDLPLPKKIFGHGWLLMKDGKMSKSKGNVVYPEMLVERYGLDALRYYLLRAMPFGSDGVFTPEDFVARVNYDLANDLGNLLNRTIAMINKYCEGNVPAYASKVTAFDSELSTTAANVVGRYHQAMDKMEFSVALSEVWTLISRANKYIDETEPWVLAKDEERKNELHSVMVHLAESLRIAAILLQPIMTETPKKIFQQLGLDSETMDLKDLRFGEFPRDTKVVAKGTPIFPRLDQEVEVAYIQKKMTEGVTSPEEAVKWDPEETELISVKDKQIKYDDFDKVELKVAEVIDCQKVKGADKLLQFRLAAGDSQDRQILSGIAEFYPDPTALIGKKVVIVANLKPRKMRGQVSQGMILSAEDEKGNLAIVQAPKQMPNGSIIA; this is translated from the coding sequence ATGGCTGGAAAAGAAACTTTTTATATTACGACACCAATTTATTATCCCAGCGGCAAATTGCATATTGGGAATTCATACACCACAATCGCTTGTGATGCCGTTGCTCGTTACAAACGTTTAATGGGCTTTGACGTTTTTTATTTAACGGGTGTTGATGAGCATGGTCAAAAAATTGAAAAAAAAGCGTTAGAATTAGGTGTTGAACCGCAAACTTATGTGGATAAGATGGCCGCTGATATTCAAAAATTATGGAAGACACTGGATATTAGTTACGATAAGTTTATTCGGACTACTGATGACTATCATAAAACTGCTGTTCAAAAAATATTCGACCAATTATTAACCCAAGGAGATATCTACTTGGGCGAGTACGAAGGGTGGTACTCTGTTTCTGATGAAGAATACTTTACAGAAACACAATTAGCAGAAGTTTACCGTGATGAAGAAGGAAAAGTGATTGGCGGTAAAGCTCCAAGCGGACATGAAGTGGAATTGGTTAAAGAAGAATCTTATTTCTTCCGTATGAGCAAATATGCTGATCGTTTATTAGAATATTACAACGAACATCCAGAATTTATTCAACCTGAGTCACGAAAAAATGAAATGATTAATAACTTTATTAAACCAGGTTTAGAAGATTTGGCAGTTTCACGGACAACTTTTAAATGGGGAATTCCTGTGAAGTCTGATCCAAAACATGTCGTTTATGTTTGGATTGATGCATTATCTAATTATATTACAGCTTTAGGCTATGGTTCAGAAGATACCAGCTTATTTGACAAGTATTGGCCAGCAGATGTGCACATGGTAGGTAAAGAAATTGTTCGTTTCCACACTATTTATTGGCCGATTATGTTAATGGCATTAGATTTACCATTGCCTAAAAAAATCTTTGGTCATGGTTGGTTGTTAATGAAAGACGGCAAAATGAGTAAGTCAAAAGGAAATGTAGTTTATCCTGAAATGCTAGTTGAACGTTATGGCTTAGATGCACTGCGTTACTATTTATTGCGGGCAATGCCTTTTGGCTCTGATGGTGTCTTTACTCCTGAAGATTTTGTTGCGCGAGTAAATTATGACTTAGCGAATGATTTAGGAAACTTATTGAATCGGACAATTGCAATGATTAATAAATATTGTGAAGGAAATGTACCAGCATATGCTTCAAAAGTGACGGCTTTTGATAGTGAACTGTCAACAACCGCGGCAAATGTTGTAGGGCGTTATCATCAAGCGATGGATAAAATGGAATTTAGTGTGGCTTTATCTGAAGTTTGGACGTTGATTTCCCGTGCTAATAAATATATTGATGAGACCGAACCGTGGGTATTAGCAAAAGATGAAGAACGTAAAAATGAACTTCATAGTGTCATGGTGCATTTAGCTGAAAGCTTGCGTATTGCGGCGATTTTATTGCAGCCGATTATGACCGAAACGCCGAAGAAAATTTTTCAACAATTAGGTTTGGATTCAGAGACAATGGATTTGAAAGATTTACGTTTTGGAGAGTTTCCGCGGGATACAAAAGTTGTGGCAAAAGGGACACCAATTTTTCCACGCTTGGATCAGGAAGTAGAAGTTGCGTATATCCAAAAGAAAATGACCGAAGGTGTAACGAGTCCTGAAGAAGCTGTCAAATGGGATCCAGAAGAAACGGAATTGATTTCTGTTAAAGATAAGCAAATTAAATACGATGATTTTGATAAAGTTGAGTTGAAAGTTGCAGAAGTCATCGATTGCCAAAAAGTCAAAGGAGCAGACAAATTATTACAATTTCGTTTAGCTGCCGGTGACAGCCAAGACCGGCAAATTCTCTCTGGAATCGCAGAATTTTATCCAGATCCAACAGCTTTAATCGGTAAAAAAGTTGTGATTGTGGCAAACTTGAAACCACGGAAAATGCGGGGACAAGTAAGTCAAGGTATGATCTTATCTGCTGAAGATGAAAAAGGGAACCTGGCGATTGTGCAAGCACCAAAACAAATGCCAAACGGTTCAATAATCGCTTAA